From one Marinobacter sp. LV10MA510-1 genomic stretch:
- a CDS encoding ABC transporter ATP-binding protein: MSTLNTRDLVINIPGRPDGFALNMSIEPGQIWGVLGPNGAGKTTLLHTLAGLLPARSGQVQLNNSPLTALKRRDIARQLGLVFQERQDSFPATVLETALIGRHPWLSPWDSEQGEDLRHAEQALTTLDVNHLSDRLLNTLSGGERQRVAIATLMTQNPDILLLDEPTNHLDLHHQVKVMNLLRDQAGAGKAVFMCLHDLNLAARWCTHVLLLYTSGDACWGLAKNMLEPAALERLYNQKLITVEADGAPVFVPVSF, translated from the coding sequence ATGAGCACTCTGAACACTCGCGATCTGGTCATCAACATACCTGGCCGGCCTGACGGTTTTGCATTGAACATGAGCATAGAGCCCGGCCAGATCTGGGGCGTACTTGGCCCCAACGGCGCCGGCAAAACCACGTTATTGCACACACTGGCCGGATTATTGCCCGCCCGCAGTGGTCAGGTTCAGTTGAACAACAGCCCGCTCACCGCACTGAAACGTCGCGATATAGCCCGGCAACTGGGTCTGGTGTTTCAGGAACGCCAGGACAGTTTTCCGGCGACCGTGCTGGAAACCGCGCTGATTGGCCGCCACCCCTGGTTATCGCCCTGGGACAGTGAGCAGGGTGAAGATCTGCGCCATGCGGAGCAGGCTTTGACCACGCTGGACGTGAACCACCTGTCAGATCGTTTGCTGAACACTCTATCCGGAGGCGAACGTCAGCGCGTGGCCATCGCCACCCTGATGACCCAAAACCCCGATATCCTGCTGTTGGACGAACCCACAAACCACCTGGATTTGCACCACCAGGTAAAAGTGATGAATCTGCTGCGTGATCAGGCGGGTGCTGGCAAAGCCGTGTTCATGTGCCTGCACGATCTGAATCTGGCGGCACGCTGGTGCACTCACGTACTTTTGCTTTATACCAGCGGCGATGCCTGCTGGGGGCTTGCTAAGAATATGCTGGAGCCGGCAGCGCTTGAACGGCTCTACAACCAGAAATTAATCACCGTCGAAGCAGATGGTGCACCCGTATTCGTACCCGTTAGTTTTTAA
- a CDS encoding cobaltochelatase subunit CobN produces the protein MRYLKTFLIALTMSVSAPPLMAATVMGFVSERSAAEMAAGAHRFLDRNPGHQVVLRTPAQLAVQSDEHVFELLESADALVLAAVFGDQVNRLAMLIEQAVADDAARQMPVLGINSDWRISRLSQINGHQPLASLDDAGLRMLVAAPAAGVDASDDLADRQAAFPDQAAWLEGRAFYQGRTPQHLDGLMRWLLARAGHDMDYEKPEPRASIRYYQNGEANADASRLELADGPVVAILDLDSGDRPGDRDLLNDMCAALKARDLQCFAILSRWGGASLDALSALEATIQPATLAGIVSLQDFTIGGGEGRLQVTQELIRLNVPVIKGLRLASRTRNQWQLSVDGIPADKVHYKLAMPELQGVSQPMVLATAEPEVIDSLTGVALTLTQPVPNRVQALADRLSRWQVLQTKANADKRVAILYYNHPPGRQNVGADNLDVPASLFEMLTWLQAEGYNTGTLPDSPEALLDLIQQRGVSLPDDPRALQEMAGEVPSMSAETYRGYLQSLPGVVQQEMVHGPTGYLHERLEQAHQLAEQGLALGILDRGVRDLRHLIENVKHPNRPTALARLDDYETLWIRRLKEGGHKNELNALRVALTDTDLPGLKGWGEAPGRSMVVNDRLIFPGLRFGNIFIGPQPPRGWEVNEELLHANTTFPPTHQYVGFYHWLRDHYKADALVYVGRHSTREFLPRRRAGLTEDDYPDLLGGDLPLIYPYIVDGVGEGIQAKRRALGVMISHLTPPLAATELYDNLLEVRQLVETWQSATEPDSPTRERALALLREKIAELDIAEDIEHEIASEMGLAADEVSVDELSPELLVHEAGHYVTSIQEHYMPLGLHVFGQDWTPEMLDTMLTSMAGDSGKPNPDWRQKLAGSPAAERKSWLNVLNGRFVAPGQGNDPLRTPEVLPTGRNFHALSDDLIPTRVAWSLAEELVAKAEKTGTRQRDESDALVLWASDTVRDEGVMIAFGLKLMGIRPVWNSRGIVNGLERLPAGPGTDNPVRRNVVFTTSGLFRDLYGSKLEWLDLASRYALAGAANTIAQKHPDLAPALDQALSVLPVALRERGIESLATNGVAARWVADVRVLLAAGQSGRAAGTQAAYRRQNLSGPVKPFVRPA, from the coding sequence ATGCGATATTTGAAGACTTTTTTGATCGCCCTGACGATGTCAGTTTCGGCTCCGCCGCTGATGGCTGCCACTGTTATGGGGTTTGTTTCGGAGCGTTCAGCGGCGGAAATGGCCGCAGGCGCCCATCGCTTTCTGGATCGAAACCCTGGTCATCAAGTGGTGTTACGAACCCCGGCACAGCTTGCCGTCCAGAGCGATGAACACGTGTTTGAACTGCTTGAGAGCGCAGATGCACTGGTGTTGGCGGCGGTATTTGGCGACCAGGTTAACCGTCTTGCAATGCTAATAGAGCAAGCAGTTGCGGATGACGCCGCAAGGCAGATGCCCGTGTTGGGTATCAACAGTGATTGGCGTATCTCTCGGCTATCGCAGATTAATGGTCACCAGCCATTGGCGTCGCTGGACGATGCCGGGCTCAGAATGCTGGTGGCTGCGCCAGCGGCGGGTGTTGACGCCAGTGATGATTTGGCAGACCGGCAGGCGGCATTTCCGGACCAGGCCGCCTGGCTGGAGGGCAGGGCCTTCTATCAGGGCAGAACGCCACAGCACCTTGATGGTCTGATGCGTTGGCTGTTGGCCCGCGCGGGTCATGATATGGATTATGAAAAGCCCGAACCCCGTGCCAGCATCCGCTATTATCAGAACGGTGAAGCCAACGCTGACGCGTCCCGATTAGAGCTGGCAGACGGCCCTGTGGTGGCGATTCTCGATCTTGATAGCGGTGATCGGCCCGGCGACCGGGATTTGCTGAACGATATGTGTGCAGCCCTTAAAGCCCGGGACCTGCAATGCTTCGCTATTCTCTCCCGCTGGGGCGGTGCCAGCCTTGATGCCCTAAGCGCCCTGGAAGCAACGATTCAGCCGGCGACGCTGGCGGGCATTGTCAGCCTGCAGGATTTTACCATCGGTGGTGGCGAGGGCCGTCTGCAGGTAACGCAGGAGCTCATTCGCCTCAACGTCCCGGTGATCAAAGGGCTCAGGCTGGCTTCCCGAACCCGTAATCAGTGGCAATTATCCGTTGACGGGATTCCCGCCGACAAAGTGCATTACAAGCTGGCTATGCCGGAACTTCAGGGCGTCAGCCAGCCTATGGTGCTGGCAACGGCGGAGCCAGAGGTGATTGATTCGCTGACAGGTGTTGCACTCACGCTGACACAACCGGTGCCAAACCGCGTTCAAGCGCTGGCCGACCGTCTTAGCCGCTGGCAGGTGCTGCAAACCAAAGCGAACGCTGACAAGCGGGTGGCGATCCTTTACTACAATCATCCCCCGGGGCGCCAGAATGTAGGGGCGGACAATCTGGACGTGCCGGCCTCACTGTTTGAAATGCTGACCTGGTTGCAAGCTGAGGGTTACAACACCGGCACCCTGCCGGACAGCCCGGAAGCCTTACTCGACCTGATTCAGCAGCGTGGCGTCAGCTTGCCGGATGACCCGCGCGCGCTGCAGGAAATGGCCGGTGAGGTACCATCAATGAGCGCGGAGACTTACCGGGGTTATCTGCAGTCTCTGCCCGGCGTCGTGCAGCAGGAAATGGTTCATGGTCCTACCGGGTATCTTCATGAACGTCTCGAACAGGCCCATCAACTTGCTGAACAGGGCCTGGCCTTGGGTATTTTGGACCGGGGCGTGAGGGACCTTCGGCATTTGATCGAAAATGTGAAGCATCCCAATCGACCCACAGCCCTGGCCCGTCTTGATGACTACGAAACATTATGGATCCGCCGGCTGAAAGAAGGCGGCCATAAGAACGAGCTGAATGCTCTGCGAGTGGCACTAACCGATACTGACCTTCCAGGATTGAAGGGTTGGGGTGAGGCGCCAGGGCGGTCGATGGTGGTGAATGATCGCCTGATTTTCCCCGGTCTGCGGTTCGGGAACATCTTTATTGGGCCACAGCCGCCAAGAGGCTGGGAGGTGAATGAAGAGCTGCTTCACGCCAACACCACCTTTCCGCCAACGCATCAATACGTGGGTTTCTATCATTGGCTGAGGGATCACTATAAGGCCGATGCGCTGGTGTATGTGGGGCGGCATTCCACCCGTGAGTTTCTGCCACGGCGGCGTGCGGGCCTGACCGAGGACGATTATCCGGATCTTCTGGGTGGCGACTTGCCGCTGATCTACCCCTACATTGTGGACGGCGTTGGCGAGGGCATACAGGCTAAGCGCCGGGCACTGGGCGTGATGATCAGCCATTTGACGCCGCCTCTGGCGGCCACCGAACTGTACGACAATTTGCTTGAAGTAAGGCAGTTAGTGGAGACCTGGCAGTCTGCCACCGAACCCGACAGCCCCACCCGGGAGCGAGCGCTGGCGTTGCTTCGGGAAAAAATTGCCGAACTGGATATCGCCGAAGATATCGAACATGAAATTGCCAGTGAAATGGGTCTTGCGGCCGACGAGGTCTCGGTCGATGAGTTGTCGCCGGAATTGCTGGTTCACGAAGCCGGGCATTATGTGACCAGCATACAAGAGCATTACATGCCCCTGGGCCTGCACGTGTTTGGTCAGGACTGGACCCCTGAGATGTTGGATACCATGCTGACCTCAATGGCAGGCGACTCCGGTAAACCAAACCCGGATTGGCGACAGAAGCTGGCCGGTTCGCCGGCGGCGGAACGCAAGAGCTGGCTGAATGTGCTCAATGGTCGTTTTGTGGCACCAGGGCAAGGCAATGATCCGTTACGAACCCCCGAGGTTCTGCCCACCGGGCGAAATTTCCATGCCTTGTCGGACGACCTGATTCCAACACGAGTTGCGTGGTCGCTGGCTGAGGAACTGGTCGCAAAGGCAGAAAAAACCGGTACCCGACAGCGTGATGAAAGTGATGCGTTGGTTCTCTGGGCTTCAGATACGGTGCGCGACGAAGGCGTGATGATCGCTTTCGGTCTGAAACTTATGGGTATCCGGCCGGTTTGGAACAGTCGGGGTATTGTTAACGGCCTGGAGCGGCTGCCGGCCGGGCCGGGCACCGATAACCCGGTGCGGCGCAATGTGGTTTTTACCACGTCCGGGCTTTTCCGGGATCTTTACGGTAGCAAGTTGGAATGGCTGGACCTTGCCTCTCGTTACGCACTGGCGGGTGCCGCCAATACGATTGCCCAAAAACATCCTGATTTGGCGCCTGCCCTTGATCAGGCACTGTCGGTATTACCGGTGGCCCTGCGTGAGCGCGGCATTGAATCGCTTGCAACCAATGGCGTGGCCGCGCGCTGGGTTGCCGATGTCCGGGTTCTGCTGGCGGCCGGGCAGTCGGGGCGCGCCGCCGGTACACAGGCAGCCTACCGTAGACAAAACCTATCTGGGCCGGTCAAGCCATTTGTACGGCCTGCTTGA
- the cobO gene encoding cob(I)yrinic acid a,c-diamide adenosyltransferase yields the protein MRERAKDPERHARRMAAKQKMMHEGIARAQKEQGVLLVLTGPGKGKSSSGFGMVARALGHGMKVGVVQFIKGAFSTGEEAFFRNLPNVDYHVMGQGYTWETQNREQDVASATAAWEIVAVMLKDESYDMILLDELNIALKYEYIDLDRVLDDLQGRPEMQHVVVTGRNAPQELIDLADTVTEMGVVKHAFKDQGIKAQKGVEL from the coding sequence ATGCGTGAACGCGCTAAAGACCCCGAACGCCACGCCCGCCGTATGGCGGCCAAGCAGAAAATGATGCACGAAGGCATTGCCCGCGCCCAGAAAGAGCAAGGTGTCTTGCTGGTGCTGACGGGCCCGGGTAAAGGCAAAAGCAGCTCCGGCTTTGGCATGGTTGCCCGCGCCCTGGGCCACGGCATGAAAGTGGGTGTGGTGCAGTTTATCAAAGGCGCCTTCAGCACCGGCGAAGAAGCCTTTTTCCGCAATCTGCCTAACGTCGATTATCACGTGATGGGGCAGGGCTACACTTGGGAAACTCAAAACCGGGAACAGGATGTGGCCTCTGCCACAGCTGCCTGGGAAATTGTTGCGGTCATGCTGAAAGACGAAAGCTACGACATGATTTTGCTGGATGAACTGAATATTGCGCTGAAGTACGAATACATTGATCTGGATCGGGTACTGGACGATCTTCAAGGCCGGCCTGAGATGCAGCACGTCGTGGTTACCGGCCGCAACGCGCCGCAGGAACTGATTGACCTGGCCGATACCGTGACTGAAATGGGCGTAGTGAAGCACGCATTCAAAGATCAGGGCATCAAAGCCCAAAAGGGCGTTGAGTTGTAG
- a CDS encoding cobaltochelatase subunit CobN: protein MYGLLDNDDGFDFQGGLSNAVEHLRGEPPENRVLQYEDPKNPRVDSLQRALQVELRARNLNPQWLAPLMEHGYAGARTMGSDFLDNLWGWQITSPQVIRSSVWDEVNDVYFQDRHGLGLDDFLGEGHNVHVKTHMQAIALLAAKRGFWKVDIFTLKPLLSDFANNIINHGLPGSGHTRPDHPLMDWVAGQLDPQQREAFGSARKGGTAAYPSVRAANDDCQTSGILTRSRCR from the coding sequence TTGTACGGCCTGCTTGATAACGACGACGGTTTCGACTTTCAGGGCGGCCTCTCCAACGCAGTGGAGCATCTGCGGGGTGAACCGCCGGAAAATCGGGTTTTGCAGTATGAGGATCCAAAGAACCCGCGTGTCGATTCACTTCAGCGCGCGTTGCAGGTTGAACTTCGCGCCCGCAATTTGAATCCGCAGTGGCTGGCACCGTTAATGGAGCATGGTTATGCCGGTGCCCGCACCATGGGCAGCGATTTTCTGGATAACCTCTGGGGCTGGCAGATAACCAGCCCGCAGGTGATTCGCTCAAGCGTTTGGGATGAGGTTAATGACGTGTATTTTCAGGATCGCCACGGGCTTGGCCTGGATGACTTTCTGGGTGAGGGTCACAATGTCCACGTCAAGACGCATATGCAGGCGATCGCTCTGCTAGCAGCCAAACGTGGGTTCTGGAAGGTGGATATCTTCACCCTGAAACCGCTATTAAGTGATTTCGCCAACAATATTATCAACCATGGCCTGCCCGGAAGCGGCCACACCCGTCCTGACCATCCGTTGATGGACTGGGTGGCAGGTCAGTTGGATCCGCAACAGCGGGAAGCTTTCGGTTCTGCCCGTAAGGGCGGCACCGCGGCGTATCCGTCCGTGCGTGCGGCGAACGATGACTGCCAGACATCGGGGATCCTGACGCGCTCACGCTGCCGTTAG
- a CDS encoding cobyrinate a,c-diamide synthase, which produces MTITVPAVMITAPASGQGKSLVTAALARLHRNAGRNVRVFKHGPDYLDPMVLEVASGQPVYQLHPWMTGEDECRWRVAEAAQNADLILIEGAMGLFDGTPSSADLAKLLGIPALPVIDASGMAQTFGALVLGLASFDAELSVYQVIANKVGSPRHGDMLKERLPDGISLLGAIPRDDAMSIPDRNLGLVQAAELEGLDQQLDQAAEVLKAAGLDVLPRAVAIAAPERSKPDALLAGVRIAIARDLAFSFIYRANTELLEAMGAELHYFSPLADAQLPPADALWLPGGYPELHGDTLANNTAMMDSIRAFYHAGKPILAECGGFMACAEELADKEGALHSLLGLIPGRAAMAKRLQGLGMHSLTAKEGELRGHTYHRSTLETSWKPAAHTYKQAGTGSEAVFCEKGLVGSYFHGYFPSAPALVAAVFRGQPLRFPSASEKTHA; this is translated from the coding sequence ATGACCATAACCGTACCGGCAGTAATGATTACCGCACCCGCCTCCGGGCAGGGTAAATCCTTGGTTACAGCCGCTTTGGCGCGCCTGCACCGCAATGCCGGTCGCAACGTGCGGGTGTTCAAGCACGGCCCTGATTACCTGGACCCGATGGTGCTGGAAGTAGCATCCGGCCAGCCGGTGTACCAGCTTCATCCGTGGATGACCGGTGAAGATGAGTGCCGCTGGCGGGTGGCAGAGGCCGCGCAAAATGCTGACCTTATTTTAATTGAAGGCGCCATGGGTCTGTTTGACGGCACTCCGTCCAGTGCCGATCTGGCCAAGCTGTTGGGTATTCCGGCTCTACCGGTGATTGACGCCAGCGGCATGGCGCAAACCTTCGGTGCCCTGGTGCTGGGTCTTGCAAGCTTTGACGCTGAGCTGTCTGTGTACCAGGTTATTGCCAACAAAGTTGGCAGCCCGCGCCATGGCGACATGCTGAAAGAACGCTTGCCGGATGGCATCAGCCTGCTGGGCGCTATTCCACGGGATGACGCCATGAGCATTCCGGACCGGAATCTGGGTCTGGTGCAGGCGGCAGAGCTGGAAGGTTTGGATCAACAGCTTGATCAGGCGGCCGAAGTGCTCAAAGCTGCGGGCCTCGATGTGTTGCCAAGAGCGGTGGCCATCGCAGCGCCAGAGCGCTCAAAACCAGACGCGTTGCTGGCAGGTGTGCGCATTGCCATCGCTCGCGATCTGGCTTTCAGCTTTATCTATCGCGCCAATACAGAACTGCTGGAAGCGATGGGCGCAGAGTTGCATTACTTCTCACCCCTGGCCGATGCGCAGTTACCACCGGCAGACGCCCTCTGGCTTCCCGGTGGCTATCCCGAGCTGCATGGCGACACGTTGGCAAACAACACCGCGATGATGGATTCCATTCGTGCTTTTTACCACGCAGGCAAGCCGATACTGGCCGAATGTGGTGGTTTTATGGCGTGTGCAGAAGAGCTGGCAGACAAAGAAGGGGCTCTGCATTCGCTGCTTGGACTAATTCCGGGCCGCGCGGCCATGGCCAAGCGCTTACAGGGTTTGGGCATGCACAGCCTGACGGCAAAGGAAGGCGAACTGCGGGGCCACACCTATCACCGGTCTACCCTTGAAACCTCCTGGAAGCCTGCCGCCCATACCTACAAACAAGCGGGTACCGGCAGCGAAGCTGTATTCTGCGAGAAGGGCCTGGTTGGTAGCTACTTCCACGGTTATTTCCCATCGGCACCCGCATTAGTGGCTGCTGTTTTTCGCGGTCAGCCATTGAGGTTTCCCAGCGCCTCGGAGAAAACTCATGCATGA